One window of the Eucalyptus grandis isolate ANBG69807.140 chromosome 8, ASM1654582v1, whole genome shotgun sequence genome contains the following:
- the LOC104457015 gene encoding leucine--tRNA ligase, cytoplasmic isoform X1, with the protein MHYKRTPIVFSPHIYFRFSRFIGMTTEGGKSFARRDRLLEIEAMARTWWTEKDIFNAESCEKPPEQGEKFFGNFPFPYMNGFLHLGHAFSLSKLEFAAAYHRLRGANVLLPFAFHCTGMPIKASADKLAREIQKFGDPPVFPSEEENQVNQELEPKDQNASEPAMKDKFKGKKSKAASKSGGQMYQWEIMRSLGLSDGEISKFQDPYNWLSFFPPLAMDDLKVFGLGCDWRRSFITTEMNPFFDSFVRWQMRKLKSMGKIVKDLRYTIYSPLDGQPCADHDRASGEGVQPQDYTLIKMEVVSPFPPKMGVLEGKRVFLAAATLRPETMYGQTNAWVLPDGKYGAFEINDTDVFIIAHRAALNLAYQRFSKIPEKPTCLVELTGHDLIGLPLKSPLSFNEIIYALPMLTILMDKGTGIVTSVPSDAPDDYMALHDLKAKPGLREKFGVKDDWVLPFEIVPIINIPEFGDKAAEKVCKDMKIKSQNEKDKLAEAKQKTYLKGFTEGTMLVGEFAGMKVQEAKPLIRSMLIETGQAIMYSEPEKRVMSRSGDECVVALTDQWYITYGESEWKKLAEECLSNMNLYSDETRHGFEHTLSWLNQWACSRSFGLGTRIPWDEQFLVESLSDSTIYMAYYTIAHLLHKNDMYGSSSSMKPEQMTDEVWDFVFYGGPYPQSSDIPSSVLNHMKQEFEYWYPFDLRVSGKDLIQNHLTFSIYNHTAIMAKRHWPRGFRCNGHLMLNSEKMSKSTGNFKTLRQSIEEFSADATRFSLADAGDGVDDANFVSETANAAILRLTKELSWMEEVLEAESSLRTGLPSTYADRVFANEMNFAVKLTEQNYQDCMFREALKTGFYDLQAARDEYRLSCGTGGMNRDLLWRFMDVQTRLIAPICPHYAEYVWRVLLKKDGFVVKAGWPLSESPDLTLKSANKYLQDSIVLMRKLLQKQIFGSKKANKGAPVTSLSEEKMRGLIYVNEQYDGWKAECLRILQNKYNRTTRSFAPDSEIMEALKQSTVGQSSDFKKIQKLCMPFLKFKKDEAMTLGAQALDLKLPFGEIEVLQENLDLIRRQLGLEEVEVLSATDPNALTMAGNLASLLKQNPPSPGNPTAIFLAR; encoded by the coding sequence GTTCTCTCGTTTTATTGGGATGACGACTGAGGGAGGGAAAAGCTTCGCAAGACGGGATCGTCTGTTGGAGATTGAGGCTATGGCGCGAACCTGGTGGACAGAAAAAGACATTTTCAATGCTGAATCTTGTGAAAAACCTCCTGAACAGGGTGAAAAGTTTTTTGGCAACTTTCCATTTCCATATATGAATGGGTTTTTGCATCTTGGACATGCATTTTCGCTTTCCAAGCTTGAATTTGCCGCAGCCTATCACAGACTAAGAGGGGCAAATGTGCTCTTGCCATTTGCTTTTCACTGCACTGGTATGCCCATCAAGGCATCGGCTGACAAACTGGCCAGGGAGATCCAAAAGTTTGGTGATCCTCCAGTATTTCCAAGTGAAGAGGAGAATCAGGTAAATCAAGAATTGGAACCAAAGGACCAAAATGCATCTGAACCAGCCATGAAAGACAAGTTCAAGGGGAAGAAATCTAAGGCTGCTTCAAAATCAGGTGGGCAGATGTATCAGTGGGAGATTATGCGCAGTCTTGGCCTCTCGGATGgtgaaatatcaaaatttcaggaTCCTTACAACTGGTTGAGTTTCTTTCCTCCATTGGCGATGGATGATCTCAAGGTTTTTGGGTTGGGTTGTGACTGGAGACGTTCCTTCATCACCACTGAAATGAACCCATTTTTTGACTCCTTTGTGAGGTGGCAAATGAGGAAGCTGAAGTCCATGGGTAAAATTGTGAAAGATCTGCGGTACACAATTTACTCTCCTCTAGATGGCCAACCATGTGCAGATCATGACCGGGCAAGTGGTGAAGGAGTTCAACCTCAGGACTACACTCTCATAAAGATGGAGGTAGTTTCACCATTTCCACCAAAAATGGGAGTTTTGGAAGGGAAGAGAGTGTTCTTGGCTGCTGCAACTTTGAGACCTGAGACCATGTACGGGCAAACAAATGCATGGGTGTTGCCAGATGGCAAATATGGAGCTTTTGAGATCAATGATACCGATGTGTTCATTATTGCTCACAGGGCCGCCCTCAACCTGGCCTACCAGAGATTCTCCAAGATACCAGAGAAGCCTACTTGCTTGGTGGAGCTGACTGGTCATGATCTTATTGGTCTTCCCTTGAAGTCACCACTTTCATTTAATGAGATTATTTATGCTCTACCCATGTTGACCATCCTTATGGACAAAGGAACTGGGATTGTGACTAGTGTACCCAGTGATGCTCCTGATGACTACATGGCATTGCATGATTTGAAAGCAAAGCCAGGTCTCAGGGAAAAGTTTGGTGTGAAGGATGACTGGGTATTGCCCTTTGAGATTGTGCCAATCATTAATATTCCAGAATTTGGAGATAAAGCTGCGGAAAAAGTCTGCAAAGATATGAAAATTAAGAGTCAGAATGAAAAAGATAAGCTTGCAGAAGCAAAGCAGAAGACATACTTGAAAGGATTTACTGAAGGAACTATGCTCGTGGGGGAATTTGCAGGGATGAAAGTGCAAGAAGCGAAGCCATTGATCAGAAGCATGCTTATAGAGACTGGACAGGCTATTATGTACAGTGAACCTGAAAAAAGGGTTATGTCAAGGTCAGGTGATGAATGTGTTGTTGCTCTTACAGATCAGTGGTACATCACTTATGGGGAATCTGAATGGAAGAAGCTGGCTGAGGAATGCCTATCTAACATGAATCTGTATTCTGATGAGACACGACACGGCTTTGAGCATACATTGAGCTGGCTTAACCAGTGGGCTTGCTCACGATCATTTGGCCTTGGCACTCGCATCCCTTGGGACGAGCAATTCCTTGTGGAGTCATTATCCGACTCTACTATTTACATGGCTTACTACACGATAGCCCACCTCTTGCATAAAAATGACATGTATGGTTCTAGCAGTTCGATGAAACCTGAACAAATGACCGATGAGGTGTGGGATTTTGTTTTCTATGGTGGTCCCTATCCTCAGTCATCTGATATTCCATCATCTGTGCTTAACCACATGAAGCAGGAGTTTGAATATTGGTATCCTTTTGATCTAAGAGTATCTGGCAAGGACCTCATCCAGAATCATTTGACATTCTCCATTTACAATCACACGGCAATCATGGCTAAGCGACATTGGCCTCGTGGATTCAGGTGCAACGGCCACCTCATGCTCAATTCTGAAAAGATGTCCAAGTCTACTGGAAATTTCAAAACATTGCGCCAGTCCATTGAGGAATTTTCTGCAGATGCCACACGATTTTCTCTGGCTGATGCTGGTGACGGTGTTGATGATGCCAACTTTGTATCTGAGACTGCAAATGCTGCAATTTTGAGGCTCACAAAGGAACTTTCATGGATGGAAGAAGTTCTGGAAGCAGAGTCCTCTTTGAGAACTGGTCTGCCGTCTACTTATGCAGATAGAGTGTTTGCTAATGAAATGAATTTTGCTGTCAAACTGACTGAACAGAATTACCAGGATTGTATGTTCCGTGAAGCTCTCAAGACTGGCTTTTATGATCTTCAGGCTGCTAGAGATGAATACAGACTGTCGTGTGGTACTGGTGGCATGAACCGAGATCTGCTGTGGAGGTTTATGGATGTGCAAACAAGGCTTATTGCTCCTATTTGTCCTCATTATGCAGAGTATGTGTGGAGGGTACTTCTCAAAAAGGATGGTTTCGTGGTAAAAGCAGGCTGGCCTCTATCTGAGTCTCCAGATCTAACCCTCAAGAGTGCCAATAAGTATTTGCAAGATTCAATTGTCTTGATGAGGAAGCTGCTTCAGAAACAGATTTTTGGCTCGAAGAAGGCAAATAAGGGAGCCCCAGTTACTTCACTGAGTGAGGAAAAGATGAGAGGTTTGATTTATGTAAACGAACAATATGATGGATGGAAAGCTGAGTGTCTAAGGATACTGCAGAACAAGTACAACAGGACAACGCGTTCCTTTGCACCCGATAGCGAGATAATGGAAGCTTTGAAGCAGAGCACTGTAGGCCAGTCCAGTGAtttcaagaaaatccaaaagCTTTGCATGCCCTTTTTGAAGTTCAAGAAAGATGAAGCAATGACTCTTGGGGCTCAAGCTCTGGATCTGAAGCTCCCCTTTGGAGAGATTGAAGTTCTTCAAGAAAACCTGGACTTAATTAGAAGGCAGCTCGGTCTTGAAGAAGTGGAAGTTTTGTCGGCGACAGACCCCAATGCTCTAACAATGGCTGGTAATCTTGCCTCGCTACTGAAACAGAATCCGCCATCTCCTGGAAATCCTACCGCCATCTTTTTGGCTAGGTAA
- the LOC104457015 gene encoding leucine--tRNA ligase, cytoplasmic isoform X2 has translation MTTEGGKSFARRDRLLEIEAMARTWWTEKDIFNAESCEKPPEQGEKFFGNFPFPYMNGFLHLGHAFSLSKLEFAAAYHRLRGANVLLPFAFHCTGMPIKASADKLAREIQKFGDPPVFPSEEENQVNQELEPKDQNASEPAMKDKFKGKKSKAASKSGGQMYQWEIMRSLGLSDGEISKFQDPYNWLSFFPPLAMDDLKVFGLGCDWRRSFITTEMNPFFDSFVRWQMRKLKSMGKIVKDLRYTIYSPLDGQPCADHDRASGEGVQPQDYTLIKMEVVSPFPPKMGVLEGKRVFLAAATLRPETMYGQTNAWVLPDGKYGAFEINDTDVFIIAHRAALNLAYQRFSKIPEKPTCLVELTGHDLIGLPLKSPLSFNEIIYALPMLTILMDKGTGIVTSVPSDAPDDYMALHDLKAKPGLREKFGVKDDWVLPFEIVPIINIPEFGDKAAEKVCKDMKIKSQNEKDKLAEAKQKTYLKGFTEGTMLVGEFAGMKVQEAKPLIRSMLIETGQAIMYSEPEKRVMSRSGDECVVALTDQWYITYGESEWKKLAEECLSNMNLYSDETRHGFEHTLSWLNQWACSRSFGLGTRIPWDEQFLVESLSDSTIYMAYYTIAHLLHKNDMYGSSSSMKPEQMTDEVWDFVFYGGPYPQSSDIPSSVLNHMKQEFEYWYPFDLRVSGKDLIQNHLTFSIYNHTAIMAKRHWPRGFRCNGHLMLNSEKMSKSTGNFKTLRQSIEEFSADATRFSLADAGDGVDDANFVSETANAAILRLTKELSWMEEVLEAESSLRTGLPSTYADRVFANEMNFAVKLTEQNYQDCMFREALKTGFYDLQAARDEYRLSCGTGGMNRDLLWRFMDVQTRLIAPICPHYAEYVWRVLLKKDGFVVKAGWPLSESPDLTLKSANKYLQDSIVLMRKLLQKQIFGSKKANKGAPVTSLSEEKMRGLIYVNEQYDGWKAECLRILQNKYNRTTRSFAPDSEIMEALKQSTVGQSSDFKKIQKLCMPFLKFKKDEAMTLGAQALDLKLPFGEIEVLQENLDLIRRQLGLEEVEVLSATDPNALTMAGNLASLLKQNPPSPGNPTAIFLAR, from the coding sequence ATGACGACTGAGGGAGGGAAAAGCTTCGCAAGACGGGATCGTCTGTTGGAGATTGAGGCTATGGCGCGAACCTGGTGGACAGAAAAAGACATTTTCAATGCTGAATCTTGTGAAAAACCTCCTGAACAGGGTGAAAAGTTTTTTGGCAACTTTCCATTTCCATATATGAATGGGTTTTTGCATCTTGGACATGCATTTTCGCTTTCCAAGCTTGAATTTGCCGCAGCCTATCACAGACTAAGAGGGGCAAATGTGCTCTTGCCATTTGCTTTTCACTGCACTGGTATGCCCATCAAGGCATCGGCTGACAAACTGGCCAGGGAGATCCAAAAGTTTGGTGATCCTCCAGTATTTCCAAGTGAAGAGGAGAATCAGGTAAATCAAGAATTGGAACCAAAGGACCAAAATGCATCTGAACCAGCCATGAAAGACAAGTTCAAGGGGAAGAAATCTAAGGCTGCTTCAAAATCAGGTGGGCAGATGTATCAGTGGGAGATTATGCGCAGTCTTGGCCTCTCGGATGgtgaaatatcaaaatttcaggaTCCTTACAACTGGTTGAGTTTCTTTCCTCCATTGGCGATGGATGATCTCAAGGTTTTTGGGTTGGGTTGTGACTGGAGACGTTCCTTCATCACCACTGAAATGAACCCATTTTTTGACTCCTTTGTGAGGTGGCAAATGAGGAAGCTGAAGTCCATGGGTAAAATTGTGAAAGATCTGCGGTACACAATTTACTCTCCTCTAGATGGCCAACCATGTGCAGATCATGACCGGGCAAGTGGTGAAGGAGTTCAACCTCAGGACTACACTCTCATAAAGATGGAGGTAGTTTCACCATTTCCACCAAAAATGGGAGTTTTGGAAGGGAAGAGAGTGTTCTTGGCTGCTGCAACTTTGAGACCTGAGACCATGTACGGGCAAACAAATGCATGGGTGTTGCCAGATGGCAAATATGGAGCTTTTGAGATCAATGATACCGATGTGTTCATTATTGCTCACAGGGCCGCCCTCAACCTGGCCTACCAGAGATTCTCCAAGATACCAGAGAAGCCTACTTGCTTGGTGGAGCTGACTGGTCATGATCTTATTGGTCTTCCCTTGAAGTCACCACTTTCATTTAATGAGATTATTTATGCTCTACCCATGTTGACCATCCTTATGGACAAAGGAACTGGGATTGTGACTAGTGTACCCAGTGATGCTCCTGATGACTACATGGCATTGCATGATTTGAAAGCAAAGCCAGGTCTCAGGGAAAAGTTTGGTGTGAAGGATGACTGGGTATTGCCCTTTGAGATTGTGCCAATCATTAATATTCCAGAATTTGGAGATAAAGCTGCGGAAAAAGTCTGCAAAGATATGAAAATTAAGAGTCAGAATGAAAAAGATAAGCTTGCAGAAGCAAAGCAGAAGACATACTTGAAAGGATTTACTGAAGGAACTATGCTCGTGGGGGAATTTGCAGGGATGAAAGTGCAAGAAGCGAAGCCATTGATCAGAAGCATGCTTATAGAGACTGGACAGGCTATTATGTACAGTGAACCTGAAAAAAGGGTTATGTCAAGGTCAGGTGATGAATGTGTTGTTGCTCTTACAGATCAGTGGTACATCACTTATGGGGAATCTGAATGGAAGAAGCTGGCTGAGGAATGCCTATCTAACATGAATCTGTATTCTGATGAGACACGACACGGCTTTGAGCATACATTGAGCTGGCTTAACCAGTGGGCTTGCTCACGATCATTTGGCCTTGGCACTCGCATCCCTTGGGACGAGCAATTCCTTGTGGAGTCATTATCCGACTCTACTATTTACATGGCTTACTACACGATAGCCCACCTCTTGCATAAAAATGACATGTATGGTTCTAGCAGTTCGATGAAACCTGAACAAATGACCGATGAGGTGTGGGATTTTGTTTTCTATGGTGGTCCCTATCCTCAGTCATCTGATATTCCATCATCTGTGCTTAACCACATGAAGCAGGAGTTTGAATATTGGTATCCTTTTGATCTAAGAGTATCTGGCAAGGACCTCATCCAGAATCATTTGACATTCTCCATTTACAATCACACGGCAATCATGGCTAAGCGACATTGGCCTCGTGGATTCAGGTGCAACGGCCACCTCATGCTCAATTCTGAAAAGATGTCCAAGTCTACTGGAAATTTCAAAACATTGCGCCAGTCCATTGAGGAATTTTCTGCAGATGCCACACGATTTTCTCTGGCTGATGCTGGTGACGGTGTTGATGATGCCAACTTTGTATCTGAGACTGCAAATGCTGCAATTTTGAGGCTCACAAAGGAACTTTCATGGATGGAAGAAGTTCTGGAAGCAGAGTCCTCTTTGAGAACTGGTCTGCCGTCTACTTATGCAGATAGAGTGTTTGCTAATGAAATGAATTTTGCTGTCAAACTGACTGAACAGAATTACCAGGATTGTATGTTCCGTGAAGCTCTCAAGACTGGCTTTTATGATCTTCAGGCTGCTAGAGATGAATACAGACTGTCGTGTGGTACTGGTGGCATGAACCGAGATCTGCTGTGGAGGTTTATGGATGTGCAAACAAGGCTTATTGCTCCTATTTGTCCTCATTATGCAGAGTATGTGTGGAGGGTACTTCTCAAAAAGGATGGTTTCGTGGTAAAAGCAGGCTGGCCTCTATCTGAGTCTCCAGATCTAACCCTCAAGAGTGCCAATAAGTATTTGCAAGATTCAATTGTCTTGATGAGGAAGCTGCTTCAGAAACAGATTTTTGGCTCGAAGAAGGCAAATAAGGGAGCCCCAGTTACTTCACTGAGTGAGGAAAAGATGAGAGGTTTGATTTATGTAAACGAACAATATGATGGATGGAAAGCTGAGTGTCTAAGGATACTGCAGAACAAGTACAACAGGACAACGCGTTCCTTTGCACCCGATAGCGAGATAATGGAAGCTTTGAAGCAGAGCACTGTAGGCCAGTCCAGTGAtttcaagaaaatccaaaagCTTTGCATGCCCTTTTTGAAGTTCAAGAAAGATGAAGCAATGACTCTTGGGGCTCAAGCTCTGGATCTGAAGCTCCCCTTTGGAGAGATTGAAGTTCTTCAAGAAAACCTGGACTTAATTAGAAGGCAGCTCGGTCTTGAAGAAGTGGAAGTTTTGTCGGCGACAGACCCCAATGCTCTAACAATGGCTGGTAATCTTGCCTCGCTACTGAAACAGAATCCGCCATCTCCTGGAAATCCTACCGCCATCTTTTTGGCTAGGTAA